A stretch of Cucumis sativus cultivar 9930 chromosome 2, Cucumber_9930_V3, whole genome shotgun sequence DNA encodes these proteins:
- the LOC101220741 gene encoding probable protein phosphatase 2C 2 isoform X1: MLDLQEFLWAFSILSLLFCSLHGLLTKALPMAISLYSPSSPAFPPPPPPPTPTPISWLTHMLLRTHNNPSQQNALPPNKTHEQPQDYTNTTLIPPKMFMEGADSLTMAKPLGASNKFRKRPAKLVLPEYCPGPEFSKLRKKMEIQEFHVQGRDYCLATKKGRRETLEDAYGVMLDICGDSKQAFFAVVDGHGGRDAADYVVEHLGKNIINALEKIAGEEEKAIESAIRRGHKRTDEEFLSQGVGSGACAASVLVKNGELHVANVGDCRVVLSRNGVATPLTKQHRLCREEERVRIEKSGGFVECKNGVWRVQGSLAVSRAIGDLHLKEWVISEPEIHRLPLTPDCEFLIMASDGLWDKVKDQEAVDEVMREMGDEKNNDEGMKACKMLMEMSFRRGNMDDVTVMLIQLQPFFISI, from the exons ATGTTGGATTTGCAAGAATTCTTATGGGCATTTTccattctctctctccttttttgttctcttcaTGGCTTATTAACCAAAGCCCTCCCCATGGCCATTTCTCTCTATTCTCCTTCTTCCCCTGCTTTTCCTCCTCCTCCCCCTCCTCCTACTCCTACTCCTATTTCTTGGCTTACCCATATGCTCCTCCGAACTCACAATAATCCCTCCCAACAAAATGCTCTGCCTCCCAACAAAACACACGAGCAACCACAAGATTACACCAACACCACCCTAATTCCGCCCAAAATGTTTATGGAAGGGGCGGATTCTTTAACAATGGCGAAGCCTCTTGGGGCTTCTAATAAGTTTAGGAAAAGACCTGCAAAGCTGGTGCTGCCGGAATATTGTCCTGGACCcgaattttcaaaactcaggaagaaaatggagatTCAGGAATTCCATGTCCAAGGCAGAGATTACTGTTTGGCGACCAAGAAAGGAAGGCGAGAAACGTTGGAGGATGCTTATGGAGTTATGCTTGATATTTGCGGAGATTCCAAACAG GCTTTCTTCGCTGTAGTGGACGGACATGGCGGTCGGGATGCCGCCGATTACGTGGTGGAACATTTAGGGAAGAACATCATAAACGCTCTTGAGAAAATTGCTGGTGAGGAAGAAAAGGCAATCGAATCCGCAATTCGCAGGGGTCACAAACGCACAGACGAGGAGTTCCTTAGTCAG GGCGTCGGTAGTGGAGCCTGTGCGGCGAGCGTGCTGGTGAAAAACGGCGAGCTTCATGTGGCAAACGTCGGAGATTGTCGAGTAGTATTGAGCAGAAACGGGGTGGCGACGCCATTAACGAAGCAGCACCGACTGTGTCGAGAAGAAGAGCGGGTCCGGATAGAGAAGTCG GGAGGGTTTGTGGAGTGCAAAAATGGAGTGTGGAGAGTTCAAGGATCGTTGGCGGTGTCGAGGGCCATTGGAGATTTGCATTTGAAAGAATGGGTGATTTCAGAGCCTGAAATTCATCGTCTTCCTCTAACTCCTGATTGCGAGTTCTTGATAATGGCGTCTGATGGACTGTGGGATAAG gTAAAAGATCAAGAGGCAGTGGATGAAGTAATGAGGGAAATGGGAGATGAGAAGAATAATGATGAAGGCATGAAGGCATGCAAAATGCTAATGGAAATGTCATTTAGAAGAGGAAACATGGATGATGTCACAGTCATGCTCATCCAACTTCAACCCTTCTTCATTTCCATTTAG
- the LOC101221839 gene encoding 50S ribosomal protein HLP, mitochondrial isoform X1 — translation MASAFASKFSRVGRSLLGGLGNNLSGSLTTSNETVCNSFITQQQRTFIQMRTVLKVVDNSGAKKVMCIQALKGKKGARLGDTIVASVKEAHPNGKVKKGKVVYGVVVRAAMQKDRCDGSEVKFDDNAVVLVDKQGQPIGTRVFGPVPHELRKKKHVKILTLAEHIA, via the exons ATGGCTTCTGCTTTTGCTTCAAAGTTTTCACGTG TTGGTCGTTCATTGTTGGGAGGACTTGGAAACAATTTGTCTGGTTCACTGACCACATCAAATGAGACCGTGTGCAACAGTTTTATCACGCAG CAACAAAGAACTTTCATACAGATGAGAACTGTGCTAAAAGTAGTGGACAATTCAGGGGCAAAAAAGGTGATGTGCATTCAAGCTTTGAAGGGAAAGAAAGGAGCGCGACTAGGAGACACTATTGTCGCATCAGTGAAGGAAGCCCATCCCAATGGAAAAGTGAAGAAAGGAAAGGTTGTGTACGGTGTGGTTGTGCGAGCTGCAATGCAAAAAGACCGCTGTGATGGAAGTGAGGTCAAGTTTGATGATAATGCTGTAGTACTCGTGGATAAGCAAGGCCAACCTATTGGGACAAGAGTGTTTGGCCCAGTTCCTCACGAACTCAGGAAGAAAAAGCACGTGAAGATTCTTACTTTGGCAGAGCACATTGCTTGA
- the LOC101220741 gene encoding probable protein phosphatase 2C 2 isoform X2 — translation MLDLQEFLWAFSILSLLFCSLHGLLTKALPMAISLYSPSSPAFPPPPPPPTPTPISWLTHMLLRTHNNPSQQNALPPNKTHEQPQDYTNTTLIPPKMFMEGADSLTMAKPLGASNKFRKRPAKLVLPEYCPGPEFSKLRKKMEIQEFHVQGRDYCLATKKGRRETLEDAYGVMLDICGDSKQAFFAVVDGHGGRDAADYVVEHLGKNIINALEKIAGEEEKAIESAIRRGHKRTDEEFLSQVRASVVEPVRRACW, via the exons ATGTTGGATTTGCAAGAATTCTTATGGGCATTTTccattctctctctccttttttgttctcttcaTGGCTTATTAACCAAAGCCCTCCCCATGGCCATTTCTCTCTATTCTCCTTCTTCCCCTGCTTTTCCTCCTCCTCCCCCTCCTCCTACTCCTACTCCTATTTCTTGGCTTACCCATATGCTCCTCCGAACTCACAATAATCCCTCCCAACAAAATGCTCTGCCTCCCAACAAAACACACGAGCAACCACAAGATTACACCAACACCACCCTAATTCCGCCCAAAATGTTTATGGAAGGGGCGGATTCTTTAACAATGGCGAAGCCTCTTGGGGCTTCTAATAAGTTTAGGAAAAGACCTGCAAAGCTGGTGCTGCCGGAATATTGTCCTGGACCcgaattttcaaaactcaggaagaaaatggagatTCAGGAATTCCATGTCCAAGGCAGAGATTACTGTTTGGCGACCAAGAAAGGAAGGCGAGAAACGTTGGAGGATGCTTATGGAGTTATGCTTGATATTTGCGGAGATTCCAAACAG GCTTTCTTCGCTGTAGTGGACGGACATGGCGGTCGGGATGCCGCCGATTACGTGGTGGAACATTTAGGGAAGAACATCATAAACGCTCTTGAGAAAATTGCTGGTGAGGAAGAAAAGGCAATCGAATCCGCAATTCGCAGGGGTCACAAACGCACAGACGAGGAGTTCCTTAGTCAGGTCAG GGCGTCGGTAGTGGAGCCTGTGCGGCGAGCGTGCTGGTGA
- the LOC101221839 gene encoding 50S ribosomal protein HLP, mitochondrial isoform X2 encodes MASAFASKFSRGLGNNLSGSLTTSNETVCNSFITQQQRTFIQMRTVLKVVDNSGAKKVMCIQALKGKKGARLGDTIVASVKEAHPNGKVKKGKVVYGVVVRAAMQKDRCDGSEVKFDDNAVVLVDKQGQPIGTRVFGPVPHELRKKKHVKILTLAEHIA; translated from the exons ATGGCTTCTGCTTTTGCTTCAAAGTTTTCACGTG GACTTGGAAACAATTTGTCTGGTTCACTGACCACATCAAATGAGACCGTGTGCAACAGTTTTATCACGCAG CAACAAAGAACTTTCATACAGATGAGAACTGTGCTAAAAGTAGTGGACAATTCAGGGGCAAAAAAGGTGATGTGCATTCAAGCTTTGAAGGGAAAGAAAGGAGCGCGACTAGGAGACACTATTGTCGCATCAGTGAAGGAAGCCCATCCCAATGGAAAAGTGAAGAAAGGAAAGGTTGTGTACGGTGTGGTTGTGCGAGCTGCAATGCAAAAAGACCGCTGTGATGGAAGTGAGGTCAAGTTTGATGATAATGCTGTAGTACTCGTGGATAAGCAAGGCCAACCTATTGGGACAAGAGTGTTTGGCCCAGTTCCTCACGAACTCAGGAAGAAAAAGCACGTGAAGATTCTTACTTTGGCAGAGCACATTGCTTGA